The following coding sequences are from one Shewanella putrefaciens window:
- the hisA gene encoding 1-(5-phosphoribosyl)-5-[(5-phosphoribosylamino)methylideneamino]imidazole-4-carboxamide isomerase, translating to MIIPAIDLIDGNVVRLYQGDYGQQTTFDLSPLAQLQSYEAQGAKWLHIVDLTGAKDPAKRQTRLISELVAGLYANIQVGGGIRTEEQVTELLAIGVKRVVIGSLAVKEPELVKQWFIKYGSEAICLALDVNINQSGEKMVAVSGWQSGGGKSLESLVETFSAVGLKHALVTDISRDGTLTGANTALYQEIAASFPDIAWQASGGIATLDDVSAVRDSGAAGIIIGKALLINQFNVSEAIQCWPND from the coding sequence ATGATTATTCCTGCGATTGATTTAATTGATGGCAATGTCGTCCGCCTTTATCAAGGCGATTACGGTCAGCAGACCACCTTTGATTTAAGTCCTTTGGCGCAGTTGCAATCCTACGAGGCACAAGGCGCTAAGTGGTTGCATATCGTTGATTTAACGGGTGCGAAAGATCCCGCGAAACGCCAAACTCGTCTTATCAGTGAATTAGTGGCGGGACTATACGCCAATATTCAAGTGGGTGGCGGTATTCGTACTGAAGAACAAGTCACTGAATTATTAGCTATCGGTGTAAAACGAGTGGTAATTGGCTCACTGGCGGTGAAAGAGCCTGAGTTAGTCAAACAATGGTTTATCAAATACGGCAGCGAAGCAATTTGCCTCGCGCTCGATGTCAATATCAACCAGAGCGGCGAGAAAATGGTCGCCGTATCCGGTTGGCAAAGTGGTGGCGGTAAGAGTTTAGAATCCCTTGTAGAAACCTTTAGCGCGGTCGGCTTAAAGCACGCGCTGGTGACTGATATTAGCCGGGACGGCACCTTAACGGGCGCGAATACCGCGCTTTATCAAGAAATTGCTGCAAGCTTCCCCGACATCGCTTGGCAAGCCTCCGGCGGTATTGCGACCCTTGATGATGTGAGCGCCGTGCGAGACAGCGGCGCTGCAGGCATCATTATCGGTAAAGCCTTGCTTATCAATCAGTTTAACGTGTCGGAGGCAATCCAATGCTGGCCAAACGACTAG
- the hisF gene encoding imidazole glycerol phosphate synthase subunit HisF: MLAKRLVPCLDVKDGKVVKGVQFRNHEIVGDIVPLAARYAEEGADELVFYDITASAHERVVDKSWVSRVAEQIDIPFCVAGGIKTISQARELLAFGADKISINSPALTDPSLISRLQDEFGRQCIVIGIDSFFDATSNSYKVKQFTGDKAATKDTQWFTQDWVEEVQKRGCGEIVLNVMNQDGVRGGYDIKQLSLVRAICDVPLIASGGAGTMAHFRDVFIEAKVDAALAASVFHKAIINIGELKAYLAAEGIAIRR; the protein is encoded by the coding sequence ATGCTGGCCAAACGACTAGTCCCCTGTTTAGATGTAAAAGACGGTAAAGTAGTGAAAGGCGTGCAGTTTCGTAACCACGAAATTGTCGGTGATATCGTTCCCTTAGCCGCGCGTTATGCCGAAGAAGGCGCCGATGAGCTGGTGTTTTATGACATTACCGCCAGCGCCCACGAACGTGTGGTCGATAAATCTTGGGTGAGCCGCGTGGCGGAGCAGATTGATATTCCCTTCTGTGTGGCAGGGGGTATTAAAACCATTAGCCAAGCCCGTGAGTTATTAGCCTTTGGTGCGGATAAGATTTCGATTAACTCGCCCGCGTTAACCGATCCGAGTTTGATCTCACGCCTGCAGGACGAGTTCGGCCGCCAATGTATCGTGATTGGTATCGACTCCTTTTTCGATGCCACCAGCAACAGCTATAAAGTAAAGCAATTTACTGGCGATAAGGCTGCGACTAAAGATACCCAATGGTTTACCCAAGACTGGGTTGAAGAAGTGCAAAAACGTGGTTGTGGTGAAATCGTGCTCAATGTTATGAACCAAGACGGTGTGCGTGGTGGCTATGATATCAAGCAGTTAAGTCTTGTTCGCGCCATCTGCGACGTGCCGTTAATTGCCTCGGGCGGTGCAGGAACTATGGCGCATTTTCGCGATGTATTTATTGAAGCTAAGGTCGATGCGGCGCTGGCAGCGAGCGTATTCCACAAGGCGATTATCAACATCGGTGAATTAAAAGCCTATTTAGCGGCCGAAGGGATCGCGATTAGACGCTAG
- the hisIE gene encoding bifunctional phosphoribosyl-AMP cyclohydrolase/phosphoribosyl-ATP diphosphatase HisIE: MSTQTNTKSDFSELDWNKQDGLIPAVIQNHLSGKVLMLGYMDKAALEKTLSTGDVTFFSRSKQRLWTKGETSGNTLRLVAIDKDCDNDSLLVQVIPNGPTCHKGTESCWLDDNAHPFLNNLASLITSRKGQSADSSYTASLFARGTKRIAQKVGEEGLETALAAATLDKEELVNEASDLIYHLLVLLEDQHLSLSDITANLLARHQKALQSKA; the protein is encoded by the coding sequence ATGTCAACGCAAACAAACACTAAGTCGGATTTTAGCGAGCTGGATTGGAATAAACAGGATGGGCTCATTCCTGCCGTTATCCAAAACCATTTATCGGGCAAGGTATTAATGCTCGGTTATATGGATAAGGCCGCGCTGGAAAAAACCTTGAGCACAGGTGATGTCACCTTTTTCAGCCGCTCAAAACAGCGCTTGTGGACTAAGGGTGAAACCTCGGGGAATACGCTAAGATTGGTCGCTATCGATAAAGACTGCGATAACGATAGCCTGTTAGTGCAAGTGATCCCCAACGGCCCAACCTGCCACAAAGGCACCGAAAGTTGTTGGTTAGATGACAATGCGCACCCCTTTTTGAACAACCTCGCCAGCCTTATCACCTCGCGTAAAGGACAAAGTGCCGATTCCAGTTACACGGCGTCATTATTTGCGCGCGGCACAAAACGTATCGCCCAAAAGGTCGGGGAAGAAGGTCTTGAAACCGCCCTTGCCGCCGCGACCCTCGATAAGGAAGAGCTGGTTAACGAAGCCTCAGATCTTATCTATCACTTGCTGGTATTGCTTGAAGATCAACATTTAAGCCTTAGTGATATCACAGCAAACTTGCTGGCAAGACATCAAAAGGCGCTGCAGAGCAAAGCATAA
- a CDS encoding aromatic amino acid transport family protein: MTQNKIFGSLLLIAGTTIGAGMLALPIASAGLGFGTSSAIMLILWALMAYTALLMVEIHQFAPSDASLNHLAQRLLGRKGQLIANSALMFLLYALCAAYIAGGGEQVNQKLSTWLGLSLPPQAGAILFTLLIGAIVGMGTHCVDLINRGLFALKLLALLLMLALLLPQVESAHLLELPLNQGLIISAIPVIFTSFGFHGSIPSVVRYLGVEVKALRRIMLFGSALPLVIYLLWQLGSQGVLSQSQLLENQSLSSFINRLASVLHSEYLSSAISLFADLALATSFLGVSLGLFDFMASSLRQEDNATGRSLTAAITFLPPLGFALFYPQGFITALGYAAIALVILAIFLPVAMVWTQRQMRDAANMPTGYRVAGGKFALMLATLCGIVVIAAQIFS; this comes from the coding sequence ATGACACAGAATAAAATTTTCGGCAGTTTACTGCTTATCGCAGGCACCACAATCGGCGCGGGCATGTTGGCTTTGCCTATCGCATCGGCAGGACTTGGCTTTGGCACCTCCTCCGCCATTATGCTCATCCTATGGGCGCTAATGGCCTACACGGCACTGCTTATGGTGGAAATCCATCAATTCGCCCCCAGCGATGCCAGCCTTAATCACTTAGCGCAGCGCTTATTGGGTCGTAAGGGCCAGTTGATCGCCAATAGCGCCTTGATGTTTTTACTGTACGCCCTCTGCGCCGCCTACATTGCTGGCGGCGGCGAGCAAGTGAACCAAAAGCTGAGCACTTGGCTAGGGCTAAGTTTGCCACCACAGGCTGGCGCCATCCTGTTTACCCTGCTGATTGGCGCCATTGTGGGCATGGGAACCCACTGTGTGGACCTTATCAATCGCGGTTTGTTTGCCCTTAAGCTATTGGCATTACTGCTTATGTTGGCCTTATTACTGCCGCAGGTTGAAAGCGCACATTTGCTCGAACTCCCGCTCAACCAAGGCCTGATTATCTCAGCTATTCCGGTGATTTTTACCTCCTTTGGATTTCACGGTTCTATTCCCTCTGTGGTGCGCTACTTAGGCGTTGAGGTCAAAGCCCTGCGCAGGATCATGTTGTTTGGCTCGGCTTTGCCATTAGTGATTTACCTTTTGTGGCAACTGGGCAGTCAAGGCGTATTGAGCCAAAGTCAATTGCTCGAAAACCAGAGCTTATCGAGCTTTATCAATCGACTGGCGAGCGTACTGCACAGTGAATACTTAAGTAGCGCGATTAGTCTGTTTGCCGACCTCGCCCTTGCGACCTCGTTTTTAGGGGTAAGTTTAGGCCTGTTCGATTTTATGGCCTCAAGCTTAAGGCAAGAAGATAATGCAACAGGTCGCAGCTTAACTGCGGCCATCACCTTTTTACCGCCCTTAGGTTTTGCCCTCTTCTACCCCCAAGGTTTTATCACAGCGCTGGGTTACGCGGCGATTGCACTGGTGATCCTCGCCATCTTTTTACCTGTGGCCATGGTGTGGACACAACGCCAGATGCGAGACGCTGCTAATATGCCGACGGGTTATCGGGTCGCGGGCGGCAAGTTTGCCTTAATGCTCGCCACACTTTGCGGAATTGTGGTGATCGCCGCCCAGATATTTAGCTAG
- a CDS encoding YdbH domain-containing protein: MPIHNKPNRRKFPLKKTLLATSLTGILASVALTVWIVNTQTEQLIIQAANFALAGMDSELIDIELGKSQLAHWRITSANLRIHDSHIRLNNLNIQLKLDWPQSFAELKQFSQVSYLTQKITQISTGDIEVELGQSLFLPNRNAIDEQGPALALDIKSLPLIDIGKTSLILKAHHLNTQNDLPAYRLVMDKLSLNGAGEINSEFSHAGESIAKLKATLEANKWQLASEIALAPLLASLHQISLRQAQDSVLSPLTELDNEWQALAIDLQGQLVSNSSITLTSGELISEHQLIDPKLTFSQLAALELVPKPKLAFNITGHLAELDLSLEPFTLAVNPNAMQQQRLMQLLDASLANPLTQPSSPSTTKPDSEQAPDQVANQVTGQITKLLSGLKSTDTPVGLSLTLPETLHYPLTHIQQDTQAKPSADKPFIFNLPRVQLTTLGSKLDAQIDLANVEVVQSADALSFNSDWHLEINQTSPLQLSQLWANVPLDLSWSHSQLTTAGKFHFATTPNSTDWQFITEPIGTARSTTQTKNSTLQFVMGGLKQINTQDKNRTKHADISLGNIAINALAPLKVNTNTTDGLTVTLPPLTLALEQLHLSQTIQTIEAAPAETESNEAINSGIVSKTDVNTGHFSIALQNSMLFTLRPEIETPLDSLLASPWQNRLEWQASQLHIEKQLSSRGRSRKETVLKLDTLTLKQDVDWQQGTLLGEENWQVGTVKLQSHHQLNLATANKPLALTGQWVVDTSMTEALSLLNQTQPLPAELNVTGNNQLQAQFNLTQQRDQTQFAMQITQLMTNLEGFYKDTTFEGGKLQAQCEFTWGLSHKKPQDKGYFSSLSKLNCPQTLMTFTLFDPGFPLTDIEVEADIALSKDAEKLPENWIQQLTGLSDTDVSMTAKGKVLNGQFLLPEFTLKLQEKSHAYLLLQGMNLEEVLRIQPQIGVYADGIFDGVLPVDLVDGKVSISGGQLAARAPGGLIAISGNPAVDGMRQSQPYLNFVFSTLEHLQYSQLSSSFDMDQEGDATLIVEVKGRSQGVERPIHLNYSHEENMLQLFRSLQIGNDLQDRIEKSVK, translated from the coding sequence ATGCCAATCCACAACAAGCCAAATCGCCGGAAATTCCCACTAAAAAAGACCCTATTGGCGACCAGCTTAACGGGTATCTTGGCGAGTGTGGCGTTAACCGTTTGGATTGTGAATACCCAGACTGAACAACTCATCATTCAAGCGGCAAATTTTGCCCTCGCAGGCATGGACAGCGAACTGATTGACATTGAGTTAGGGAAAAGTCAGTTAGCACATTGGCGTATTACCTCTGCTAACCTTAGGATACATGACAGCCATATCAGGCTTAATAACCTGAATATCCAGCTAAAACTGGACTGGCCGCAGAGCTTTGCCGAGCTGAAACAGTTTAGCCAAGTCTCTTACCTCACTCAAAAAATCACCCAAATCTCCACAGGTGATATTGAGGTCGAGTTAGGGCAATCGCTATTTTTACCTAATCGAAATGCTATCGATGAACAAGGCCCCGCCTTAGCCCTAGATATCAAATCATTGCCACTTATTGATATAGGTAAAACCAGCCTAATTCTCAAAGCCCACCATCTCAACACCCAAAATGATTTACCCGCCTATCGTTTGGTGATGGACAAGTTGAGCCTCAACGGCGCGGGGGAAATCAACAGCGAATTTAGCCATGCAGGTGAAAGCATCGCCAAACTTAAAGCAACACTCGAAGCTAACAAGTGGCAACTTGCGAGCGAAATTGCACTCGCGCCGCTGCTTGCGAGCTTGCATCAAATCAGCCTGAGGCAAGCGCAAGACAGTGTACTTAGTCCGTTAACTGAACTTGATAATGAATGGCAAGCGTTAGCGATTGATCTACAAGGTCAATTGGTGTCCAACAGCAGTATCACTTTAACCTCAGGCGAACTTATCAGTGAGCATCAATTAATCGATCCAAAGCTGACCTTTAGTCAACTGGCTGCACTAGAGCTTGTGCCAAAACCTAAGTTAGCATTTAACATTACCGGACATTTAGCAGAGCTTGACCTCAGCCTTGAGCCCTTTACCTTAGCGGTAAATCCCAATGCAATGCAGCAACAGCGATTAATGCAGCTACTCGATGCGTCCCTGGCTAATCCTTTAACTCAGCCTTCGTCTCCATCGACAACCAAGCCCGACTCTGAGCAAGCGCCAGATCAAGTTGCAAACCAAGTAACTGGTCAAATAACTAAGCTGCTATCTGGGCTTAAAAGCACAGATACACCAGTGGGATTATCGCTGACATTGCCTGAAACCCTGCATTATCCACTGACTCACATTCAGCAAGATACACAGGCAAAGCCTAGTGCGGATAAACCGTTTATATTTAATCTTCCCCGAGTTCAACTAACAACATTAGGCAGTAAGCTCGATGCGCAAATCGATTTAGCCAATGTTGAAGTGGTTCAGTCCGCCGATGCTCTGTCTTTTAACTCGGATTGGCACCTAGAGATAAATCAAACCAGCCCATTACAATTATCCCAATTGTGGGCAAATGTACCGCTGGATCTCAGTTGGAGCCACAGCCAGTTAACAACCGCAGGGAAATTTCACTTTGCAACAACACCCAACTCAACTGACTGGCAATTCATTACTGAACCTATCGGGACTGCTAGGTCAACAACACAAACGAAAAACAGCACATTGCAGTTTGTCATGGGTGGACTTAAGCAGATCAACACGCAAGATAAAAATCGGACTAAGCATGCTGATATAAGTCTTGGCAATATCGCCATTAATGCCCTTGCGCCACTTAAGGTAAATACAAATACCACAGACGGGTTAACAGTCACCCTACCACCTTTAACCTTAGCACTTGAGCAACTGCATCTTTCGCAAACCATACAAACTATAGAGGCCGCACCAGCAGAAACCGAGTCCAATGAAGCCATAAACTCGGGTATCGTCAGTAAAACTGACGTGAACACGGGCCATTTCTCAATTGCCTTACAAAACTCCATGTTATTTACGCTAAGGCCCGAGATTGAAACCCCACTCGACTCACTACTCGCCTCCCCTTGGCAGAATCGACTCGAGTGGCAGGCCAGTCAGCTTCATATTGAAAAACAGCTCAGTAGCAGAGGTCGAAGCCGCAAAGAAACAGTATTAAAGCTCGATACATTAACCCTTAAACAAGATGTAGATTGGCAACAAGGTACACTGCTAGGTGAAGAAAACTGGCAGGTTGGCACCGTTAAACTACAAAGCCATCATCAATTAAACCTCGCCACAGCAAACAAACCACTCGCATTGACTGGTCAATGGGTTGTCGATACGAGCATGACCGAGGCACTGTCCTTGCTCAATCAAACCCAGCCTTTACCTGCTGAGCTTAATGTTACGGGCAATAATCAATTACAGGCGCAGTTTAATCTGACACAGCAGCGTGATCAGACTCAATTTGCCATGCAAATTACTCAATTGATGACAAATCTTGAAGGTTTTTACAAAGACACCACCTTTGAAGGCGGAAAACTGCAGGCACAATGTGAGTTCACTTGGGGCCTCTCTCATAAAAAGCCGCAGGATAAAGGCTATTTTAGCAGTCTAAGTAAACTCAATTGTCCACAAACGCTGATGACATTTACCCTGTTCGACCCAGGCTTTCCGCTCACCGATATCGAAGTAGAAGCCGATATTGCCCTTAGTAAAGATGCTGAAAAACTGCCCGAGAATTGGATACAACAACTGACGGGCTTAAGCGATACCGATGTATCTATGACAGCCAAAGGCAAAGTGCTCAATGGTCAGTTTTTACTGCCAGAATTTACCCTTAAATTACAAGAGAAATCACATGCCTATCTGCTATTGCAAGGCATGAATCTAGAGGAAGTATTACGAATTCAACCACAAATTGGCGTCTATGCCGACGGTATATTCGACGGTGTATTACCTGTTGATTTAGTTGATGGCAAAGTCTCCATCTCGGGTGGGCAACTTGCCGCAAGGGCGCCCGGAGGACTTATCGCGATTTCAGGCAATCCTGCGGTGGACGGCATGCGTCAATCCCAACCCTATCTCAACTTTGTCTTTTCTACCCTAGAGCACTTACAATACAGTCAATTATCGAGTAGCTTTGATATGGATCAAGAAGGTGATGCAACCCTAATTGTCGAAGTCAAAGGACGTAGCCAAGGGGTTGAACGGCCAATTCACTTGAATTACTCCCATGAAGAGAACATGCTGCAATTATTTAGAAGTCTGCAAATTGGTAATGATTTACAGGACAGAATCGAAAAATCAGTGAAGTAA
- a CDS encoding YnbE family lipoprotein → MKTFQLKQVSISARSALIALIALTTLQGCAPTVKIEPPDKPIVINLNVKIEHEIKIKVDKELDQLLSDEKLF, encoded by the coding sequence GTGAAAACATTTCAATTAAAGCAAGTTAGCATTAGTGCTCGAAGCGCTCTCATCGCTTTAATCGCACTCACCACATTGCAGGGCTGCGCGCCCACAGTCAAAATAGAGCCACCGGATAAACCTATCGTTATCAATCTCAATGTAAAAATTGAACACGAGATAAAAATCAAAGTAGATAAAGAGTTAGATCAACTCCTATCTGATGAGAAACTGTTCTAA
- a CDS encoding YdbL family protein, whose protein sequence is MKSMPLKTKRLKTKLLQLFTLCFLSLSLLSQSAFAMSLQEAKSQGFLGEQANGYLGLVQANPEAKAVMDDVNNKRRAHYETIAKKNNISAADVAKLAGEKAIAATDKGNYVQDASGKWIKK, encoded by the coding sequence ATGAAATCAATGCCATTAAAAACAAAGCGACTAAAAACAAAGTTACTACAGCTATTCACTCTCTGCTTCTTAAGCCTTAGCCTCTTAAGCCAAAGTGCCTTTGCCATGTCACTTCAAGAAGCCAAATCTCAAGGCTTTCTCGGCGAACAAGCCAACGGCTACTTAGGATTAGTGCAAGCCAATCCCGAAGCCAAAGCCGTCATGGACGATGTCAATAACAAACGCCGCGCCCACTACGAAACCATCGCGAAAAAGAACAATATCTCCGCCGCCGATGTCGCTAAACTGGCCGGTGAAAAAGCCATCGCCGCCACAGATAAAGGCAATTATGTGCAAGATGCCAGCGGGAAGTGGATTAAAAAGTAG
- a CDS encoding DUF7716 domain-containing protein: protein MDTLINFLRRANGQLESGWLYLPAEGAWNLNTLGLIIDDDELDIHEVDEQDEPLIAKEKGLISTLNTGTIESIFSFAKSLDFELTDDFLFESFQYYYDYDAFLPYPGFKPLEQEEYQRKVDRDFYDCLGEERSQVQCKNEECQRGAITSSAYCRAHHFEMVQNKPCPFID from the coding sequence ATGGATACATTAATTAATTTTTTAAGACGAGCGAACGGTCAACTTGAAAGTGGTTGGTTATATCTTCCGGCAGAAGGAGCATGGAATCTTAATACACTCGGGTTGATAATCGATGATGACGAGCTAGATATCCATGAAGTCGATGAACAAGATGAGCCACTTATTGCGAAAGAAAAAGGATTAATTTCCACTCTTAATACAGGAACGATTGAAAGTATATTTTCTTTTGCTAAGAGTCTTGATTTTGAGCTAACTGATGATTTTTTATTTGAGTCATTCCAATATTATTATGACTACGATGCGTTTTTACCTTATCCAGGTTTCAAGCCCTTAGAACAAGAAGAATACCAAAGGAAAGTAGACAGAGATTTTTATGATTGTCTTGGTGAAGAAAGAAGTCAGGTACAGTGCAAAAATGAAGAGTGCCAAAGAGGAGCAATAACGAGCAGTGCTTATTGCAGAGCCCACCATTTTGAAATGGTTCAAAACAAACCGTGTCCTTTTATAGATTGA
- a CDS encoding cell division protein ZapC, whose translation MLLMPQKDWQWKYNDSYGVLGVSLGSEIEFLTAYKAKSLIPDALSRMEFNIAHAKFYMNLLDRLPKSLSLTDAAIVQIALNATAAHFMLTPQMPKSWFFDTSDVCVYSDVGKVFELKCQKQRALVLVVENTLQSALVMLLSPECVLSGAKTMVQFETIKVMHNRLHPLRAQRHVVAA comes from the coding sequence ATGTTATTAATGCCGCAAAAGGATTGGCAATGGAAATATAACGATTCGTATGGTGTATTAGGCGTATCGTTAGGTTCCGAAATAGAATTTCTGACGGCTTATAAAGCAAAATCATTAATTCCTGATGCCTTATCGAGGATGGAGTTTAATATCGCGCACGCCAAATTCTATATGAACTTACTTGATAGATTACCTAAAAGTTTATCTTTGACCGATGCTGCGATTGTCCAAATTGCCCTCAATGCCACCGCCGCTCATTTTATGCTAACACCGCAAATGCCTAAATCATGGTTTTTTGATACCAGTGATGTCTGTGTCTATAGCGATGTGGGTAAAGTTTTTGAGCTTAAATGCCAAAAGCAAAGGGCACTGGTACTTGTGGTTGAAAATACCCTACAGTCCGCGCTAGTGATGTTATTATCGCCGGAATGTGTTTTATCTGGGGCTAAAACCATGGTGCAGTTTGAAACCATCAAAGTGATGCATAACCGCTTACACCCACTGCGTGCGCAGCGTCATGTGGTTGCGGCATAA
- the pyrD gene encoding quinone-dependent dihydroorotate dehydrogenase, giving the protein MFYKIAQKVMFQMDPERAHNLAIGSLKMTGNSPLNCFYRQTIAPAPVTFMGLTFPNPVGLAAGMDKDGESIDAFHAMGFGHIEVGTVTPRPQPGNDLPRLFRLKPAKGIINRMGFNNKGVDNLVRNLIAKKSDIMVGVNIGKNKDTPVEQGKDDYLICMDKVYPYAAYIAVNISSPNTPGLRSLQYGDLLDELLSAIKTKQLELAEKHKKYVPIALKIAPDLTIEEIENIADALIKNKFDGAIATNTTLTRDGVSGLANANESGGLSGKPLTELSTEVIRQLATCLKGQIPIIGVGGINSAEDALAKFDAGATMVQIYSGFIYQGPKLIKEIVEAYRLK; this is encoded by the coding sequence ATGTTCTATAAAATCGCACAGAAAGTCATGTTTCAGATGGATCCTGAGCGAGCGCATAATCTGGCTATTGGCAGCTTAAAAATGACAGGCAACAGTCCGTTAAACTGCTTTTATCGCCAAACGATTGCGCCAGCTCCAGTCACATTTATGGGGCTGACTTTTCCAAATCCGGTAGGTCTCGCTGCGGGAATGGATAAAGACGGCGAATCAATTGATGCCTTTCATGCGATGGGATTTGGGCACATTGAGGTGGGCACCGTTACCCCAAGACCACAACCAGGTAATGATTTACCCCGTTTATTTAGATTAAAACCTGCCAAAGGCATCATTAATCGAATGGGGTTTAATAACAAAGGGGTTGATAATTTAGTTAGAAATTTGATCGCGAAAAAGTCCGATATCATGGTGGGTGTTAATATTGGTAAAAATAAAGACACACCAGTGGAGCAGGGCAAAGATGATTATTTGATCTGCATGGATAAAGTTTATCCCTATGCCGCTTATATTGCGGTGAATATTTCATCTCCCAATACCCCCGGATTACGATCGCTACAATATGGCGATCTATTAGATGAATTATTAAGCGCCATTAAAACAAAGCAACTTGAACTGGCTGAGAAGCATAAAAAATACGTGCCTATCGCACTTAAAATTGCACCAGATTTAACCATTGAAGAAATTGAAAATATCGCCGACGCGCTGATTAAAAATAAATTTGATGGTGCTATTGCAACGAATACCACGTTAACGCGCGATGGTGTTAGTGGCCTTGCTAATGCTAATGAAAGCGGTGGTTTAAGCGGCAAACCTTTAACAGAGCTGTCAACAGAAGTGATAAGGCAATTGGCAACATGTTTGAAAGGACAGATCCCAATCATAGGCGTAGGTGGGATTAATAGTGCTGAAGATGCCCTAGCAAAATTTGATGCGGGCGCCACTATGGTACAGATTTATTCTGGTTTTATTTACCAAGGTCCGAAGTTAATTAAAGAGATAGTAGAAGCTTATCGCTTAAAATAA